The Streptomyces sp. JB150 genomic interval CGTAGCACCGCAGCACCTGCCCCGGCAGACAACGCGGGAACGCGAAGGTGCGCTTCGGGCCGACCGAGTCGACCTGGCCCTCCCCAGGGGGCCGAGGGCTCACGCGGTCACCCGGTGGTGACGGGCTCGTCGCACCCCGCGCGGTCATCCGGCAGCGCGGTCGCCGCACCCGGCGCGGTCGCCCGGCAGCGCGGTCGCCGCACCCCGCGCGGTCACGCCGCCGCCTCCGCGGGGACGGGTTCGCGGACGATCACCAGGAACGTATCCGTCGAGAGGTCCATGACGACCTCCGCCGGCATGCCCTCCAGACGTCGCGCGTGTGCGAACTCCTCGGCCGGCCACGATCCGCGCGGACCGCCGGCGGGAAAGCGCTCGAGCACCATTCGCCCGTTCACCCTGCACCTCCAGAAAGCGTCGTACCTGTATGAGTTAACGCCTGGCGACAGATAAACGCCTCGTTCGGTGACGGGACTGAGACCTAGTTGACACTCGTTCACCGCAGTGTGTGAGGCAGGACTCGGCAAACGGGTGGTTTCGACTACTGGGCGTGTCACCCCCCGCACCCGTCGTGATATCGGATCGCGTCATCGCCCACAGGCGCCCCGGGGGCTGACGCAGGCCCCTTCGGTTTCTCCCACGCTGACCCATCGCGGGGGCAGAGGATGCTTCTGGCCGGGGGTCGCGCGGGGGTCGTGCGTCGCTCACCGGCGCGGGCCGTACGTCGTCTCGCACCGAATGTCGTACATACGTTCCTGTCAGGTGTCGTACCACTGGACCCGCCGGCCGTGTCCGCGGTCGAGGAGCGCGGGCAGCCGCTCCCCCAACTCCCGTGCGACGGAGGCCACGTCCAGGGTCAGCAGCTCGCGGTCGCGCATCAGGACGCGGCCGTCGACGATCGTGGTGCGCACGTCGGAGGAGCGGGCGCTGTGCACCAGGGTCGCGGCGAGGTCGTGGACGGGCTGGGTGTGCGGGCCGGTCAGATCGACGAGGACGATGTCCGCGCGGTGCCCCGGCGCGAGGGAGCCGACGACGCCGTCGAGGCCCACCGCGCGGGCGCTCTGGAGCGTGGCGTGGTGCAGGGCCTGACGGGAGGTCAGCCAGCGCGGATCGCCCTCGGCGGACTTCTGGACGAGGGCGGTGAGCGCCATGGATGCCCACACGTCGAGGGAGTTGTTGGAGGCGGCGCCGTCCGTGGCGAGCCCCACGGGAACGCCGGCCGCGCGCAGGGCCCGTACCGGCGTGGTGGTGGGCCAGGCGAATTTCAGGTACCCGCGCGGTGCGGTGGCGACGGCGACCCGCCCGGCGGCCCGTTCCAGGACGGGCAGGTCCCGTTCGGTGATGCCGGTGCCGTGCGCGATCAGCACCTCGACGGGCGCGTCGGGCGCGGCGGGCGCGTCGGGCGCGTCGGCGCCGAGGAGGCCGGTGCGCTCCAGGACCTCGATCGGGGTGACGCCGTGCCGGGCGAGGCTTGCCTCGGTCTGGTCGCGGTTCTCGGCGGCGTGCAGGTGCACCGGCAGTCCGTGCTCGTGGGCCAGCCGGGCGGTGTGGGCGAGGTCGGCGTCGTCGACCGTGTAGGGGGCGTGCGGGGCGAGGGCGGTGGTGATCCGGCCGCCGGCGCCGCCCCGGTGCCGTAGCGCGAACTCCAGCGAGTCCTCCCGGCCCCGCGGTCCCCGGGACGAGAAGAAGACCTGGCCCAGGTGGGCGCGCAGGCCGCACTCCGCGACGACGGCGGCGACCGTGTCCATGCGGAAGTAGTGGTCCGCGAAGCAGGTCACCCCGCCCCGGATCATCTCCGCGCAGGCCAGCCGGGCACCGAGTTCGACGTCCCGCGCGGTGAGGTTGGACTCGACGGGCCAGACGACGTCGTTGAACCACTCCTCGGTGGGCAGGTCCTCGGCGACGCCGCGCAGCGCGGCCATCGGCGCGTGCGTGTGGCAGTTGATCAGTCCGGGCAGCGCGACCTGCCCG includes:
- a CDS encoding amidohydrolase — encoded protein: MTTSPADLIITGCTALVHVEGRTDHERIAFRDDTAIVVRDGVITAVTGTAQVTGVPAAERIDARGQVALPGLINCHTHAPMAALRGVAEDLPTEEWFNDVVWPVESNLTARDVELGARLACAEMIRGGVTCFADHYFRMDTVAAVVAECGLRAHLGQVFFSSRGPRGREDSLEFALRHRGGAGGRITTALAPHAPYTVDDADLAHTARLAHEHGLPVHLHAAENRDQTEASLARHGVTPIEVLERTGLLGADAPDAPAAPDAPVEVLIAHGTGITERDLPVLERAAGRVAVATAPRGYLKFAWPTTTPVRALRAAGVPVGLATDGAASNNSLDVWASMALTALVQKSAEGDPRWLTSRQALHHATLQSARAVGLDGVVGSLAPGHRADIVLVDLTGPHTQPVHDLAATLVHSARSSDVRTTIVDGRVLMRDRELLTLDVASVARELGERLPALLDRGHGRRVQWYDT